The Oceanispirochaeta sp. genomic sequence GGGTTCAAAAATGAAAGACCGAGGCAGGACGGAGCAGAAAATTCTGGATGCAGTGGGGAAGATTGTCAAAGAAAAAGACTTTGATGCCCTGGGGATCAACGCCATAGCCGAAGAAGCCGGCGTGGCCAAGGTTCTGATATACCGTTATTTCGGAAACTTTGAGGGACTCCTCCGGGAATGGGCCCTGGGTACACACTATTGGCCGACACAGGTAGAAACAGGAACTCCCGATTTTTCTAGCCTCTCCCTTCTGGAAGTGAAAAAAAAGGCTGAAGAAGTCTTCATCGGCCAGTTGGACAGCCTGGAGAAGAAGGACTTGCTTAGAAAAATCATCCGCTGGCACCTCTCTTCGGGACACCCCGTTTCAAAAGAGATCATGGCAAAGGTGGAAGAAGACGGCATTCATCTGATGGATGCCTTCAAATCCAGATGCGACAGTGAACTGGATCTGGATGCCCTGATCTCAATCCTGATTGGGGGAATCTATTATCTGTCTTTGATTTCAGATCAGGCAGATGTCTTCAACACCATCCCCCTGAACCACCCCGAAGGTCGGATGCGTATCAGAGACGGGATATCCCAATGGCTGGATATGCTCTTTAAGGAGATCAGAGATTAAAGTAAGGT encodes the following:
- a CDS encoding TetR/AcrR family transcriptional regulator translates to MKDRGRTEQKILDAVGKIVKEKDFDALGINAIAEEAGVAKVLIYRYFGNFEGLLREWALGTHYWPTQVETGTPDFSSLSLLEVKKKAEEVFIGQLDSLEKKDLLRKIIRWHLSSGHPVSKEIMAKVEEDGIHLMDAFKSRCDSELDLDALISILIGGIYYLSLISDQADVFNTIPLNHPEGRMRIRDGISQWLDMLFKEIRD